The segment GGAACTAGGCCGCTCGAAGGACGACGACTGGAAGGACTGGCCGGAAGTTTGCGCAGGTGGAGGAGACGGTGTCGAGAAATTTTCGGAGACGTCGACGAAATCATCATCGGAGATGTCAACTGGGAGAGGCTCAGCGGTGTTAGGGTTAGCAGAGACTGGAGTAACAGCTTCGTGACTCGCAGCAGGTGCTTGCTgctgttcttcttcttcttcttcatctgaAGAAGAGATTAACCTGAGACGCCTTCTGAgcatttgcattttttttccttttcctttttctcaggAGCGTTGGGATTTTCCCTCCAGTTGTCTCAATATCTGTTTTGAAGTTTGGACGAGGGAAGCTCGCGCCCCACTAGATCATCACCAGCTCGGCTCGTGATGGTTCCGTCTTTTGGGCCCCATGACATGGTTCTTGGGCCAATATTTGTAACTGGACCCATGAAATGATCCCATTTTTTctctgattttattttttcttatcatcttccccaaaaaatttcaaagaaccAACAAAGGATAAAGTGTCTAAAGAACTTCCACATAATGTCACTGATGATGAACAATAACCAAAAGCTCGGAATGTGCTTTTCCAAAAATGCTAACCAACATCTATTGGAAtgcatattttaataaagaagacAACACAAAAGGATACCAGGGAATATTCTCCCCCATCTCTCCATGCTCATTGCCCAACAGAGTGCTCCTTTTTAGAAGGCAAAATGGTTATATGCCAAGTGCCTCCATGAGGCGTCAAGCATAGATTTGTGATCCAACCCAACATCTACAGGTGGAAATAAAAGCCCACAGTCTGAACCAAATGTTGATCTCCCATTGATCCACCTTCACCAACCTCGCAGAAAAGTGGCCAATCCAATACTATAAATTAGTAAACAATATTGGGTTGATGGTCATCAACTTCCATATTATTATCACTGTTGAGGTCTCGCATCCCTgtgatccacgtagctgccaaatggacgcacgctttcaaccaagattgagttctggttcagttgtccctgcaaaagatgtctgaacagggtgtccggacacaccctccgatggttttgtcagcatGGATAGAGAGATTAATCAGTTGACCTTTTATTAGGTATAGAAAACTTACCTTTCTCCTTGTGTGAAGGTCCATATATATAATGTCAGAGGTCCTGCCTCCCTCTTTAATGATGGGAATactttttggctcgtcatgatgcctctaggtggtggcaggaccatcatcaccctactggcggctgtcagagatcgtgggaagtgacttgtcATCATTCATGTCCTTTCACTCTGCAGGCGGCGGAATGTGGGCTatggcaggctgtcggaatgacgtagcaaggcatGCTTTACTTCAGTCAACGATCCGAACAAACATATCCAGATAGGATATGGCGGTCGTCCAGATGTGATGTTCGCGAGTGTCGTGTGCCTCTccttgagggagtccggataggagaagcgcgtcacgtgtcctcttggggaaatccggatggagCTGATCCGGATAGAAatgcgtgccacgtgtcatcaaggggaggggtccctacaatcACCATTGTAATATTGCTgagtttttctttcaattttataaCTTCATCACATGCCTCCAATATACATTGCCCTTGTTAATTTAAACTACAATCCTCTCTATAAATCTATAGAAGCTCCCCTCCTCTCTGTAAGAAGAGAGGCGGTAATGAGGGAGTTGGCGCTGGTGTATGCGGCGATTATGGTGGCGGCGGGGCTCTTGCTGCTGTGTCCAGAGCTAGTTGAGTCGGCGTTCGGGATCAATCTTGACCACTGCACGCTCCCTAAGTGCATAACTGAATGCAAGAAAGCCTTGCAAGAGAAGTACCTGAGTGCGACTTGTGCAATGGGGTCTCAGACGAAGTTTTGCATCTGCCTGGGATGAGCGTCTTGAGAttgcaaatgaaagaaataatcaACTATATTCTTTGTGTGTTGCTTACTCTCAAAAATAAGGCTAGGGAAAAGTCTGCATTAGCacacatatttgaaaataatcataaaatgctatggatatgtttggttccggaaaatgttaaggaaatgaaaaaaaaaatacaaaagaaaatagttttctttagtttggatgacatggaaaatatgatggaaaaatataaatataaaagaaaatataataatattttccatctattttccttaaaaaataatgaggaaaataagagaaaaataaaagggaaaagggaaggaaaatttTATCCGGCTCTTGTTCACCGAGGCTTCACCTCTAACTTCCTTTTCATCGGTGGCTATGGCTTCTCACCGTCGTCAACCCTTTCAACGGCCACCACTATCACTCCGACAACCTTCCAGTGCCGAAAACCTACCATTTTCAAGCACCCGAGTTCCCATAGATGAAGTGCGTTCTTCAAATCAAATTCTCATGGattaaatgaattattcaaATCCAGTGAATGTATTCGAATCCATGTCTTCATATCAGGTATGAATTGAACTCCAATCCACCTCATCCTGTGAAAACCCGGAACCCAAGGTAATCGCTCTCTCTTGGGTTCTCTGTTTGGGTTTCTAGATTGCTTTTGCCTTTCCCGTTTCTTAAATTTCACcataatttttctaaactttccTGGCTTATTACTTTTTGGATTTGATCTGATTTTTACCCTTGATGTTCTGCTATTGTTTATTGGCCAATGGTTTTTTCATAATTTGGTTGGGGGAATAGGTCTCCAGTTGTGTATTGCATATATGTATGGTGAATGCTTGGTTATTGTTTTGTATCATTATTGGTGGCATCAATTTTTGGAcggtttaaaaatgatatttaatgtAGTGAAAAGACACGTCTATATCAATATTAAAAGGTGATATCTTCATTGTTAGAGGTAGTAAGCatctttaattgaaaaatgcataaaatattgattatatTTAGGTAAtggtattaaatttaaatttttgaaacttgAATTCTTATCTTATGATTTTGTCAAATATGTGCTTCATGGGCAACTTATAAGTACTAAACTATAGTGTTGCAACTCACTATAATATCAATTCGGGTATGCATTAAAACGATCAGAAAGTTGAGTATAAAATCCATTGTTTTGTATCTtaatcttttttcatttttttttatctttatttcatttatttacttcatCATCCAATAGCATGATTTTCACCAATATTTCAACAACCCAAATCAAATCTTCAATAGGTGTTATCGTCTTCAATACCGTAAATTTTTCCTATTATGGCAAAAAGGGTTTTATTACTAAAAATAGCGGTTGGTGGTATGCATAGTGAatacattaaatataaataaagaaaaaaaaaaaggaaaatagtaaagattttcctctcaattgcattcaaaaactattaaaaactAATGGAGAAATAACATTCCTTTATgatctaatttttttcatttaacttttttttacagacaatcacataaaaaaaaaaaattataaaattttcttataattttcctttatttatatattttcctcttattttatttcctttaaacttttttacatcaaatataacataagggacattaaaaaattaaaaaattaaaaaaaaaatctatatatgaatCATTCTATAAACTTGAAATTAATGAAACATAACATAATATAGGAAAACatatcaaaatcataatatgaaatattatgTAAACTAGAACTTAAGAAAGTAAAACACAAACAAATCAAatgtggtgtttatttttttacttaattctaaatagaactttaatacttaatagcgttaagtattaaattgtttatttttataatattttatttctattaagtattaaaaagtaaaataaaaaaaaaatcaacatattactttttctatttagaaaaagcaaaatatttgaactttttttattaaacaaaaaaattataataagtcatggaaaaatagaaaaacagaCGATTTAAAGTCTGAAAGCAAATTACTTTcagtaaaaaactaaaaaaacccTCAAAGTCTACATATTATCTGAATTCAAGGGAACTAAACATAGCATAACAAAAtggatcaaaattttcatattaaccACCATGTATACTTAAAAACCGAGGAGAGGGAACATCATTTTGGGCCTATAACCATTCAATGAGGACACGAGATCAACCATATGCCCACAAATTCGAATGACCATGGTCCCCATACTCCTAACATCTTATTCATTAACTCGTTCTTTATTCCTTCCCCACCTCCATTCCCTTTGTTAGATACTTGGTACACCTACCATGTGATATAACAGCTGGATTGCTCACGTGGACCAACCACAATCCTCCCTCTTGGAGAATATTGGCCAATTTCTACTTCCCACTCGGACTCTAGCTCTTGCTACCTTCCTTCTTTTTCAATCACTAGTTTAAATTGTATTTGTTGGTACCGCCTTGTTTGGAATAGCTCTTAATTAATGGTATTAAATTGTGTAAAATTatgactttttaaaatatttaattaaatataaatttacttttcgTGCTTTGGAGGAAAAGTATATCCAAAACGTgctaaaaaatgaatttgacaTTATATAATTTTGGCCTCTAAATTTGCTCTCCATTTATCAACtttattcacattttttttcttaaatttaattataaaatcatgttatatatataatacattaaATATAGAACTAACAACAACTACTTCTCACCTAATAAATCataacaaaaaacatttttcattattacataattaaatacaaaactattttcatatcGAGCAACTACTTCCTacctaataaaaatataaaaatgacattcttatttattttcaccAATGGTGTACTAAAACAAGGGACCAATttcaagtaattaaaaataaatactgatttatttgataatattttttaaaaataattattaacaccaattcttaaaaaaaaaaataataaataagaataacatttgattttaaaaaaatcaaattttgctGTCGAAATTAATATatgactgttttaaaaaaaatggtgtcaaACATGACAAATTTTGAAGACggggaaaattttaaaaaagaataataattaaaaaaataattggggggagaaaagaagaggaggaggagaagggaGTCACGTGAAAATCGTTCAGGAACTAATACGGCGAAGCCGGAAGGCACGGGACTGCCGCCAAAAAGGTATACGGCAGAAACTCCGGCCGCGCCGTACTTTGGGACGTGACAAATCAGAATGCCACGTCACCATTAGATTCTcacgtttttttatttttttatttttaattttaattcccGCTCACGCTACCTATGTAAACTCCCACGCACAATTATTAAAAGtacataaaactaaaataaataaaaacggGCAGCTTATATTCTGGGCAGCATTTTTCTGTTCCTATCGTCCAATGGAATTTTAACACGTCACCAATTTCATCGTTGATTAGGCTCCGGGCAAATTAACCGTTCTATTCTCTTCACGAGCATTTCACCTTTTTTCATACAGTTCACTACTAACTATCGCTCTCTACAAATAAATCTCTCTTACAGCTTCtactgatatatatatatgagaagaATCTTATGTGAGAGCTTGTGGGTTCTTTTTGTCTCTGAGTTCTGGTTGTTTGGAATCCGAGAATCTGCGAGAAATGGACGATGAGTACGCAAAGCTTATCAGGAGAATGAACCCACCAAGGTTTTCATCACTCTCCCTCACCACACCATAAATTTGGCTTCTGGGTTTTTGTTTTCccatgtaaattaatttttgggttttctttttgaagcccgcattttttaaattacaagatgaatcctcttcatcatcatcatcatcatcgtcctCCTATGATTTTTATGTTCATTTTCCGTTTCACCTTATGTGGTTATCCTACGGCTGTGGTTCAGCAAAATCGAGATCCAAAgttttcttacctttttctttGCTTGCAGAGTGGTCATTGACAATGATTCTTGTGGGCATGCCACTGTTATAGAGGTAAGCCTTACATTGTTCTTTCTATGGGGATTTAATGGAGTTTTTTCTAAAGGaatgttgttgttttttatggGTAGGTTTATAGTGCCAATAGGCATGGAATTCTCCTTCAAGTTGTTCAAGTTCTTACAGACCTCAACCTCATAATAACGAAAGCTTACATCTCTTCTGATGGAGGATGGTTCATGGATGGTACTGCTTTGAATTTACTTCATTCACAGAGCATATGTGATTTGCCCCTTTggtctatttaaatttttatttatttatttatttattattttatttttaactcttaAACTCATTTTCAGTGTTCAATGTGACTGACCATGATGGAAACAAACTCAGAGATGAAGAGATCCTCAATTACTTACAAAAAGTAAGTGTTTTTCTTCTACGACTCCCCCTTCAGATGTTTGccttgaaattttatatttatattgttttattgttCAATCTTGACAGACTCTTGAAACTGAAGCCGGTTTCTTGAATTCATTGAGAGGCTCAGTTGGGGTAATGCCTTCTAAAGAGGATACCTCCATTGAACTGACTGGCAGCGACAGACCCGGGTTGCTGTCGGAGGTGTCTGCAGTGCTGACGGACCTGAGATGCAATGTGGTAAACGCTGAGATCTGGACACACAACACTAGAGCAGCAGCTGTTATTCATGTTACAGACCAGGCAACCGGGTGTGCTATAGAAGACCCAAAACGCCTCTCAATGATCAAGAAACGGCTCGGCAATGTCTTCAAAGTCAACAGCAGTTTCAGGACACCCAAAATGACCATATCTTCACCTGGGCCTGTGGCAATGAACAGAGATAGAAGACTGCATCAGATGATGTTTGCTGCTAGGGATTTCGAAAGGCTGGAATATGCCCAGGACACAAACTCAAGGCCCCATGTCACTGTCTTGGATTGCAGTGATAGAGATTACACCGTTGTTACCATTAGGTCCAGAGACAGGCCAAAGCTATTATTTGATACTGTGTGTGCTCTAACAGATATGCAGTATGTTGTGTTCCATGGAACTGTCATCACAGGAAGAATGGAAGCTTATCAGGTTGAATGATAGCTTAGATGTGAAAAGGCCGTTGTTTCAATCTTACAAACCCTAGACAAACTAGTTTTTTCCTATCTTTGCAGGAACACTACATCAGACATGTGGATGGGCTCCCTTTACGTTCAGAAGCCGAGCGGCAACGTGTCACAGAGTGTCTTGAAGCCGCGATTGAAAGGCGAGCCTGGGAGGTAATCCAATCCCTTAACAAAACCCTAATTGGATTAAGcatatttttcatcatcttaAGAGAAAAATCGTTGGTATCTTGCAGGGACTGGTGCTGGAACTCAGCACAGAAGACCGGTTCGGCCTGCTCTCAGACGTTACAAGGGTTTTCCGGGAGAATGGTTTGTGCATCAAGCGAGCAGTAATCACAACAAAGTGTGGGAAAGCAAAGGATACTTTCTTTGTGACAGATGTGTCTGGCAACAGTGTGGATTCCAAGACAGTTGAAATGATTAGGCACCAGATAGGACAAACCATATTGAGGGTGAAAGGGAACTTGAACTTCAGTCCGAAGCTTCCCCAGGAGGGAACGAGAAGTTTCCTCTTTGGGAACTTATTCAAAGGACGAAGCTTCCAAACTTTCAAACTCATCAAGTCCTACTCATAGCTCAGCCATTGTCATTTAGTGCAAGGGACTGATAGAGATATGATGCTGCCTAGGAACTTACACTTACCTTGGCACCATATGAAGCTTGTGTATAATGTGGAAGTACATGGTTTGTACGTATGGGATTACATATTAAGATTGTACAGTCTTCTGAGGGAAGAAATGAATGAATCAAGTTTGTGAATATTCTTCTTTTAGTTTTATCATGTGGACCACATCACGACAGAGGGTGATTGCAGACAGGATTTGAACAAGCAAATCTTCAATCCTcgctttttttttcccctttatcTCAAACAATAtgcaacaaaacaaaataaggaaCCAGGACCTAACACTACTCCTTTTCGGATGGTAGAACCAAAAGGACATCTAGTGAATAACAGTTCAACTAGAGATGCTAGCCTATAATTATCCCCTCTCTCCCAAGCAAATATTGTCTATTTTAGGATCAATGGGCTCTCACAGCTTTAATTACTTTTACGCAGTTAAGAAGAGTCTAATAAACATATGATGTCAAGAACTTCTTCCCCTATGGATATCATAGATACAAGCATATCTTCATGAAATTTAGGCTAAAGATGTAACATGAAAAGATTAGAATTACACTATGTTAGTAAAGCAATGCGTACACACTAAGTTCGATTGTGTACCTAAAATCTGTCTGATCAGCGAGCATCAGTAAGGTCGCATACCAGTATGGGGGAGCCTGTCAGGTGGATAAGACATATTAAGGAATTAATATGGAAGGAATTCAAACTATTACTTGTTCCAAGAGTTTGTGGATTGATTTAACAATATATGGAGTCTGGGATTAGCAGAATTGATTTCAAGTGATTGCATTTATACCAAGAATGAAGATCTGAGCCTAGTGTTTACATAGAAGACAGAAGAGTTCAATATGGAACATCagcttcctttttcttccttcaGCTGTTAGAAgactaaaaaattactttaaactAAAGCACCATCAAGATACACTACCAGTATGAGATTTTACAGAAATAGGATCCCTCCATCTAGATATTCCAGCATTAAATACCCTTTGCAAGATATCAATCCGCTCTGCTATGATAGACTCTTTCAGTTCCTTTAAGTGGGTGTATTCCTTCTCCATTATCAGCTCCAAGTCTTCAAAATGCTGGATTTTGCAGTGAAGTTTCTTCATCTAGTTAGACAATCAAAGAGGATGAAGGTCAGTTTGATACTAAAATGGTGAGTTTTTTTGacaatgaaataataataataaatataaaaataatgatgatgatgaggatggtAATGGTGATGCCCCAAACAAGTGATGGTGATGCCCAAAACAGAGACTTTGGCAATGGCTAGTCTCTTTCTTGCTCACCATCATTAGTTCAGATAATCGAGACGTAAAATTATGAATGTACAAAGACAAGCAGCATGAGAAAACCGTGAGCCACCTGTGTTTCAATTATGGTTGCCACTAAATGTTCTATCTCTCTGTGCTCCTGATCTGCCAATGATTTGGCATTCGCAGCAGCTGCTCCAAGGGCTGTTGCAATTGCAGCCCTCATTTGCAAAGGTAGAGGTATGGCATTCTTCTCAGAGGATGTCTTCTGCATTTCTGCATAAGAAAAGCTAAGGTTAGGAACAATGGAATAAAATGAATGGGTGAAATGCAACCAAATTATGAACATAGCAATGATAGAAGTTGTAATGATGTTTAAGCATTAAGCAGTATATTTGCAAACACAAATATGTGAAgcaaaaagtaaatataaacaAACATTGAATCTTAGAGGAGCAAAATTATGGACTACAACTAGACTAACTCATACAGTCTCCCTATAAATCACCGACCATATCATCCATACAAAAGTTTTTCACACTAAATACCTGATAGAGTGGGCCTTTCATTTATCTCTGAATCTTCAACCATAAGTGATCTGAAAGAGTTAAGTGAATTAGAACATCATACTATCCAAAGCAAAAGCTAAACAATAGGTATAAGTATCACAGgaataaatatataaactaaattaCCAGCTACCAAACAACAGGTATATCACAGgggtaaataaataaactaaattacCTCTCCAGCTCGTTATTCCGAATGGGGGAGCCTAACTCTTCTGTTACATTATCCTCTGCACCATCAAAAATATCCTTCACACATGGGTTTTCATCACAGAGTGCTGCAACAGCAGCATCAGCCGCAGCAGCTGATATATGTGGGCCAACCATGGTTGAGATGACAGCTACCTAACAGCAAACAGAGTTAATTTTCTGCTGTGAATGACAAGTTCGCAATCCACAcatccaaaaatatctcactTAGGAAACTAATTGCATAACACAGTTATGACTTTTTCCCCCCATTTTGTAAGCAACCTACTACCACACGAACCATAAAACCATGGTGAATGACAAGTTTGCAATCCACACAGCTAAAAATATCTCACTTAGGAAATTAATTGCATAACACAGTTATGACTTTTTTCCCCCATTTTGTAAGCAACCTACCACATGAACCATAAGGCCAACCATGGCAGAAGACTCACAACTGGTTGGTGttcttcaataattttatatttgaagttttaaaatatgatttcgaACTAAAATGGATATACAATGTCCTATTGTAAGACACTGCTTTCCCgccaaaaatatgataaaagcaTAAAATGCAGACGAGACACACCTTGATGGAAAGTGTACAATTAGGATTTGGGCCAAGGGTTCTACCTGTTTCATCAGTGAGATGCCAGCATCAGAAAGTGAAGTAATGCATTTTCGCTTCAAAGGAGGGCCTTGGTTCTCAGCATCTCCATTTTGCTCACTCTCATTTATCTGCTCATCTCCTTGACccccattttttatattctcttGGGACTCTAATGAAGTCTGAACTGGTTTGATACTGCTTGTATTGTCATTGCTGGCCCTAGATTTACCTAGGGAAGAACCCAACATAAGCTCCCCAAATGGCAGCTCTATGAGCTTTGAAATACAATCAAGTTTTGTCTTGGTTTGAACATTTTGAACAACAAGCTCCCAGTCATCTCCATGCTTTAAAACTGATTCCAAAAGAAGTAAAGTTTCTGCCTCAGTCCAAACAGCTCCTTGATTGCCTCTGTTTTCATTGCAATCATTAAACTTGAAATCATCAACAGATCGGTTCTCCCCGTAATTTCCATTCTTGAAGCATTTCACACAAATTACAGGACTCCCCTGCTGATGAAATAGTTAcaggaaaaaaatgataatgaccatcagaaaaaggtaaaatgagGTACCCAACACTTGCAAATGAGTAAGATGGTCTTACAGCCCAAAGGTGCATTagacatattttatttgatatatttatatattcacaTCCATCAAAACCAGGTTTTTAAACCGATATGTCAACCTACAAACCAGCATGTTCAGCCAACATTTTGCAACCAGAAAGAATCTGGAAATGCAtggtaataataaaatattagcaTGCATTACACCTAAAAAGAACAACATATAGAAATTCAGAGGTCAAATGTTGGAGCCAAGTTTGAGCCAAGAGatttgagaaataaataaagaaaaatgagttgGGAGGAATCAAGGAGATGGTAGCACTTCTAATGaaagcaaaattaaaaaaaaaaggtacaagTAAGGATGTGGGAGCAAAATTTAGAGTATGATTTGATTAATCCATTACTTATGATAGGGTAACTTTTTGTTCTGGCCAAATTGAGTACCAACCTAGAGATACCAACTAAAGTTAGTTATGCTAGCACAACAGTTAAAATCCACCTACAACAGCAAAAGCCAAACACATGCATGAAGACAGAATCCACAAGAACAGAACCTCTATCAGTCCTGACCTGGCAATCTCTCAGTTGGCCAGCGACAAGGATACATAGATCAGTATGATGGTACTTATGTTGGAGTACTTACTGACAaccataaacaatttttttcccttttgaagAAGAATGCTGAACAAAATCATCTAATCATATATAGATACAGCATACAGGTGACCATCATGGAGTTAACCTCAAAAGTTCCCCTCTCACTTTAGCATATGTTTCAGCACGAATCATTGGTAAGAAGAGCATCTTTCAATATTACCAATGACCATTGTGATGATTCCCTTTTACACAAATAATTGCTTAATCGATGGAAAGTTGAATAAGTAACCCTAAAGCGAACAAAACTGGGCCTATTTGGGAACTTTTCTcaacagttttttaaaaatttattccgaaaacaaatcatttttagaacaaaatcaAAGTATCTCAGTTGTTATTTTAGAATGTTTCGAGCATCAAtcgaaattttggaaattattctACTAACTTATGTAAGTGTATGGTACCTTCTCATGGTCCTTCTCGATTGGATCATCCATATAATATGCAAAAAGAAACtctagttgatatttttttctttgaatgatATCAGTTCCAATGTAGGTTTCATTAAATATCTTACAAGTAGAATCCATCTTTTTCCCAATCAACATGGGTTTCAGTGGATATCAACATTGGttgcaggaaaaaaaaaactatttttgagaactgttttcaaaaacaaactATCTGTTTGGAAACATTTTCCAAAACAGTTTTTCTATAACTACACTTGTGTGTGTAGTGTTTTATTTCAATCACTCTCAATACTTGtacaatagaaaacaattaaaatatgttctgATACCTTTTTTAAGAACAATCCTTAAAAACATTTAGGGAATAATTGCCAACAAAACTAGTTTTcatgcttttttctttttccaaaacaaaaccaaaaaataattaaaaaataattcccaaaaatcTTACCCACTAGAAAAATCAAATGCATCACTGAATCAATAACTGAAAAGATAACAAATCAtcttcacaaaaagaaattCATAAGATTTTGCACAAGTTCCAGATACCTTCAAGCAGTTGTAATGTCCGGAATCACAATTATCCCCGCAGTTCCCACAAACCAATCCTTTCTCCTTAGTCAAATCACAGAAAACATCCGAATAGGAAGCCAATGGCGGCAATCTAAATCCATTCTCATCCACTTCACCATTCACATCCAAAGTCAGCGGCATTGTGATGGGCTTCAACGAATTGGGCATTGCCACGACCCGAATTCCATTCGGAGCTCCATCCTCGGACCTCACTCTGTGCCTTTCGGCACCCTCCGCCACCGCCGCCGAATCCTCACCCCCAGGTGCACCGAAATTGATCAACCCCCACCTCTCCAAGAAGAGAAAGACCTTGTGGAGCAAACTAACGTCACCCACCAGTGATTTACGAATCTCCGCGAAGGTAAGCCTCCTCGACGGGTCTTCTCTGTACTTAGAGATGATGAAGTCTCTGTACTCTTTGTATATCTTCGGTGTTCTCGAGATTGAACTTCCATCGAAGAACTCTTTGAGGGAGATCTTCTCTTTTTCGTGGATTTCGTCCCAAGAGAACCAACCTGTGAGATGGAATTAGGGCTAGGGTTTTGAAGAAAGAGTTGACATCTGGAATTAGGGattttggagagagagagagacttaCTTGAATGGATTGGGATGGTGTAGAGGTCGAGCTCTGGTTCGTCGTGGCGAGTCAGTTTTGAACTCGGGTCCGGTGTGCTCTCCATATCGGACAAGGTGAGTGAGTCAGCGGGCTGAGTCGAGGGGTCTTAACGCGCTCTCTATAAGATTATGAATCGGTTAGATCTTAACATTTGGGCCCATGAATTGGGCTTGAATCTCATTGGGTTTGTCTTGGGCTTGAAGGTGGAGTGGATTACATTATATTTAGGGCCCCACCGGAGAGCAGGCCCCTGACCTGTGAAGACTGGGCTGGATTTTGACACCAAGGCATGGATTTCGCCCATAGGTTACTAGGGTCTAGGGTTGGACAACTTAGAACTTTTAAGGT is part of the Vitis riparia cultivar Riparia Gloire de Montpellier isolate 1030 chromosome 17, EGFV_Vit.rip_1.0, whole genome shotgun sequence genome and harbors:
- the LOC117904871 gene encoding ACT domain-containing protein ACR6-like encodes the protein MDDEYAKLIRRMNPPRVVIDNDSCGHATVIEVYSANRHGILLQVVQVLTDLNLIITKAYISSDGGWFMDVFNVTDHDGNKLRDEEILNYLQKTLETEAGFLNSLRGSVGVMPSKEDTSIELTGSDRPGLLSEVSAVLTDLRCNVVNAEIWTHNTRAAAVIHVTDQATGCAIEDPKRLSMIKKRLGNVFKVNSSFRTPKMTISSPGPVAMNRDRRLHQMMFAARDFERLEYAQDTNSRPHVTVLDCSDRDYTVVTIRSRDRPKLLFDTVCALTDMQYVVFHGTVITGRMEAYQEHYIRHVDGLPLRSEAERQRVTECLEAAIERRAWEGLVLELSTEDRFGLLSDVTRVFRENGLCIKRAVITTKCGKAKDTFFVTDVSGNSVDSKTVEMIRHQIGQTILRVKGNLNFSPKLPQEGTRSFLFGNLFKGRSFQTFKLIKSYS
- the LOC117904869 gene encoding SWI/SNF complex subunit SWI3A isoform X2 — its product is MESTPDPSSKLTRHDEPELDLYTIPIHSSWFSWDEIHEKEKISLKEFFDGSSISRTPKIYKEYRDFIISKYREDPSRRLTFAEIRKSLVGDVSLLHKVFLFLERWGLINFGAPGGEDSAAVAEGAERHRVRSEDGAPNGIRVVAMPNSLKPITMPLTLDVNGEVDENGFRLPPLASYSDVFCDLTKEKGLVCGNCGDNCDSGHYNCLKGSPVICVKCFKNGNYGENRSVDDFKFNDCNENRGNQGAVWTEAETLLLLESVLKHGDDWELVVQNVQTKTKLDCISKLIELPFGELMLGSSLGKSRASNDNTSSIKPVQTSLESQENIKNGGQGDEQINESEQNGDAENQGPPLKRKCITSLSDAGISLMKQVAVISTMVGPHISAAAADAAVAALCDENPCVKDIFDGAEDNVTEELGSPIRNNELERSLMVEDSEINERPTLSEMQKTSSEKNAIPLPLQMRAAIATALGAAAANAKSLADQEHREIEHLVATIIETQMKKLHCKIQHFEDLELIMEKEYTHLKELKESIIAERIDILQRVFNAGISRWRDPISVKSHTGSPILVCDLTDAR
- the LOC117904869 gene encoding SWI/SNF complex subunit SWI3A isoform X3 — encoded protein: MESTPDPSSKLTRHDEPELDLYTIPIHSSWFSWDEIHEKEKISLKEFFDGSSISRTPKIYKEYRDFIISKYREDPSRRLTFAEIRKSLVGDVSLLHKVFLFLERWGLINFGAPGGEDSAAVAEGAERHRVRSEDGAPNGIRVVAMPNSLKPITMPLTLDVNGEVDENGFRLPPLASYSDVFCDLTKEKGLVCGNCGDNCDSGHYNCLKQGSPVICVKCFKNGNYGENRSVDDFKFNDCNENRGNQGAVWTEAETLLLLESVLKHGDDWELVVQNVQTKTKLDCISKLIELPFGELMLGSSLGKSRASNDNTSSIKPVQTSLESQENIKNGGQGDEQINESEQNGDAENQGPPLKRKCITSLSDAGISLMKQVAVISTMVGPHISAAAADAAVAALCDENPCVKDIFDGAEDNVTEELGSPIRNNELERSLMVEDSEINERPTLSEMQKTSSEKNAIPLPLQMRAAIATALGAAAANAKSLADQEHREIEHLVATIIETQMKKLHCKIQHFEDLELIMEKEYTHLKELKESIIAERIDILQRVFNAGISRWRDPISVKSHTGSVS
- the LOC117904869 gene encoding SWI/SNF complex subunit SWI3A isoform X1, with the protein product MESTPDPSSKLTRHDEPELDLYTIPIHSSWFSWDEIHEKEKISLKEFFDGSSISRTPKIYKEYRDFIISKYREDPSRRLTFAEIRKSLVGDVSLLHKVFLFLERWGLINFGAPGGEDSAAVAEGAERHRVRSEDGAPNGIRVVAMPNSLKPITMPLTLDVNGEVDENGFRLPPLASYSDVFCDLTKEKGLVCGNCGDNCDSGHYNCLKQGSPVICVKCFKNGNYGENRSVDDFKFNDCNENRGNQGAVWTEAETLLLLESVLKHGDDWELVVQNVQTKTKLDCISKLIELPFGELMLGSSLGKSRASNDNTSSIKPVQTSLESQENIKNGGQGDEQINESEQNGDAENQGPPLKRKCITSLSDAGISLMKQVAVISTMVGPHISAAAADAAVAALCDENPCVKDIFDGAEDNVTEELGSPIRNNELERSLMVEDSEINERPTLSEMQKTSSEKNAIPLPLQMRAAIATALGAAAANAKSLADQEHREIEHLVATIIETQMKKLHCKIQHFEDLELIMEKEYTHLKELKESIIAERIDILQRVFNAGISRWRDPISVKSHTGSPILVCDLTDAR